In the genome of Allorhizobium ampelinum S4, one region contains:
- a CDS encoding response regulator transcription factor yields MLLRHPKINMLFTDVDMPGDMDGLKLAASVRNRWPPIRLIVTSALRAVTSASLPVPARFFPTPYNTQAVMRPMREMGLNSGCQMERFAAGAARLTVSDTVLNTQLISKTNAAKAPSARMARSVSVGTDLSIQKHESGGVTPHCHSHLRRAVAQAEHRRHLRVMVELTIP; encoded by the coding sequence GTGCTGCTGCGGCATCCGAAAATCAACATGCTGTTCACCGATGTTGATATGCCAGGCGACATGGATGGCTTGAAACTCGCCGCCTCGGTCCGAAATCGCTGGCCGCCCATCCGACTTATCGTCACGTCTGCATTGCGCGCCGTCACCTCCGCTTCGTTGCCGGTTCCCGCGCGGTTTTTCCCCACGCCTTACAACACCCAAGCGGTAATGCGTCCGATGCGGGAGATGGGGCTTAATTCTGGCTGCCAGATGGAGAGGTTTGCGGCTGGAGCGGCGAGACTAACGGTTTCCGATACGGTCCTCAACACCCAGTTGATATCGAAGACGAACGCCGCGAAGGCGCCGTCCGCAAGGATGGCACGCTCGGTATCCGTCGGGACTGATCTATCCATTCAAAAGCATGAGAGCGGCGGTGTCACCCCACACTGCCATTCTCATTTACGGCGCGCGGTAGCCCAAGCGGAACATCGACGACATTTGCGAGTTATGGTGGAACTCACGATCCCGTGA